One part of the Paramormyrops kingsleyae isolate MSU_618 chromosome 2, PKINGS_0.4, whole genome shotgun sequence genome encodes these proteins:
- the LOC111848609 gene encoding zinc finger protein 703-like: MNDPPGPSEGRQTTQRTGSDGDRSSGVCSAVKSFSPPLLCPSDPARQAKRLPVRILKMLTAHTGHLLHPEYLQPLTSAPVSIELDAKKSPLALLAQTCSQIGKPDPPPSSKLSSLTSGGLGDKEPVSRSSTSALKVTEQHQPLDDKSSFKPYSKVSGECRKDPGGAGGSTEKGGFRVPSTTGAGPVSAPPFAPHTLSPNSRVGSPPQRPQSQTPPSQQTQHPQALHLDSKPPGAEPSNSESSGGVKKEAEPCKSNLEGAQLANSSSTRASANGSSGSSAGSPHHEGKVDVHAPPSGLSSGHVAPVSPFKPGHSVFPLPPSSMGYHGSIVGAYAGYPSQFVSGLDHTKSSLVGGGIGVPGKHPSSSPLTGASPPSFMQGLCRDPYCLAYSNAPHLGGNSCSSCIHDPSALKSQGLHTQGFPLVYPSHPLHPLHPSSLSSSGTPSLSHPLYSYGFMLPNEPHPHACNWVSAGGPCDKRFATSDELLTHLRTHTALPGIDGKLLSAYPSSVSSASSCHLHLPPPGSPGSFSLRAPPSLGLSRYHPYSKAHLPASASLPVHSLPAAAAPYYSPYALYSQRLGSASALGYQ, from the exons ATGAACGATCCTCCTGGTCCATctgaaggcagacagacaaccCAGCGCACCGGCAGCGACGGCGACCGGAGCAGCGGCGTTTGCTCCGCAGTCAAAAGCTTTTCGCCCCCTTTACTGTGTCCCTCGGATCCTGCGCGTCAAGCCAAGCGGTTGCCAGTGCGGATCCTCAAGATGCTGACCGCCCACACCGGCCACTTGCTGCACCCAGAGTATCTCCAGCCCCTGACCTCTGCTCCGGTCAGCATCGAG CTAGATGCCAAGAAGAGCCCTCTGGCCCTGCTGGCACAGACTTGCTCGCAGATAGGCAAGCCGGACCCACCTCCCTCGTCCAAGCTGAGCTCTCTCACCTCGGGCGGCCTGGGTGACAAGGAGCCAGTCAGCCGTTCTTCCACCTCCGCCCTTAAGGTGACGGAGCAGCACCAGCCTCTGGACGACAAGTCCAGCTTCAAGCCTTATTCCAAGGTGAGCGGGGAGTGTCGCAAGGACCCTGGGGGCGCTGGCGGCAGCACTGAAAAGGGCGGCTTTCGGGTCCCGAGCACCACCGGAGCCGGCCCCGTTTCTGCTCCGCCCTTCGCCCCCCACACCCTCTCGCCGAACAGTCGGGTGGGTTCGCCCCCTCAGCGGCCCCAGTCACAGACCCCCCCGTCCCAGCAAACGCAGCATCCACAGGCCCTGCATTTGGATTCCAAGCCACCAGGGGCAGAACCGAGCAATTCAGAGAGCAGCGGTGGCGTCAAAAAAGAGGCGGAGCCCTGCAAGTCCAATCTGGAGGGCGCCCAGCTCGCCAACTCCAGCAGCACCCGCGCCAGCGCCAACGGCAGCAGCGGCAGCTCAGCGGGCAGCCCGCACCACGAGGGCAAGGTGGACGTGCACGCCCCGCCGTCTGGCCTGAGTTCCGGACATGTGGCTCCTGTCTCCCCCTTCAAACCAGGCCATTCGGTCTTCCCCCTGCCGCCCTCCAGTATGGGTTACCACGGCTCCATAGTGGGCGCATATGCAGGCTACCCCTCTCAGTTTGTGTCTGGTTTGGACCATACCAAGTCTAGCTTGGTGGGAGGGGGGATCGGTGTCCCGGGAAAACACCCCAGCTCTAGCCCCCTCACTGGGGCTTCGCCCCCATCCTTCATGCAAGGCCTGTGCCGCGACCCCTACTGTCTCGCCTATTCCAATGCCCCCCACCTAGGAGGCAACAGCTGCTCGTCTTGCATCCATGATCCCTCTGCACTCAAGTCCCAGGGCTTACACACCCAAGGCTTTCCATTGGTTTATCCCAGCCACCCGCTGCATCCCCTGCACCCCAGCTCGCTGTCGTCGAGCGGGACGCCCTCACTCTCCCACCCGCTCTACAGCTACGGCTTCATGCTGCCCaacgagccccacccccacgccTGTAACTGGGTGTCGGCAGGAGGCCCGTGTGACAAGCGTTTCGCCACGTCCGACGAGCTGCTGACCCACCTGCGCACGCACACCGCGCTCCCCGGCATCGACGGCAAGCTGCTCTCCGCCTACCCCTCCTCAGTCTCCTCTGCCAGCTCCTGCCATCTGCACCTGCCCCCACCGGGCAGCCCCGGCTCCTTCTCTCTGCGAGCCCCACCCAGCCTGGGCCTGTCCCGCTACCACCCGTACAGCAAGGCCCACCTGCCTGCGTCCGCCTCGCTGCCCGTGCACTCGCTGCCCGCTGCTGCCGCCCCCTATTACTCCCCCTACGCCCTCTACAGCCAGAGACTGGGCTCTGCATCTGCCCTGGGCTATCAGTGA